From a single Micromonospora pallida genomic region:
- a CDS encoding glycosyltransferase, with amino-acid sequence MRIAMISEHASPLAVLGGEDAGGQNTHVAELATALAAAGHDVRVYTRRDSVALPVSVRTAEGYEVVHVPAGPPEPVGKDTLLPYMEPFADWLARWWGSGGWAPEVAHAHFWMSGLAALSAGRRTGVPVVQTYHALGTVKRRHQGTRDTSPAGRVDYERALGVSVDRIVAQSRDEVRELVAMGVPRSRMTVVPSGVNLRAFTPVGPVADRADGLARVLTVGRLVERKGFQEVIRAMRAVPDAECVVVGGPPAGAIDDDPHARRLRALAAACGVADRVRLVGAVPREEMGRWYRSADILVAAPWYEPFGLTPLEGMACGVPVVGAAVGGIVDTVVDGLTGDLVPPRDPDALGTAIRRLLTDRERRFAYATAALDRARERYSWTRTAGQLAEVYAAVTAARRPTRVVA; translated from the coding sequence ATGCGCATCGCGATGATCTCGGAGCACGCCAGCCCGCTCGCCGTCCTCGGCGGGGAGGACGCCGGCGGGCAGAACACCCACGTCGCGGAGTTGGCCACGGCACTCGCTGCCGCCGGCCACGACGTCCGGGTCTACACCCGCCGGGACTCCGTCGCGTTGCCGGTGTCCGTCCGGACCGCCGAGGGCTACGAGGTGGTGCACGTCCCCGCCGGCCCGCCCGAGCCGGTCGGCAAGGACACCCTGCTGCCCTACATGGAGCCGTTCGCCGACTGGCTGGCCCGATGGTGGGGTTCCGGCGGCTGGGCGCCCGAGGTGGCGCACGCGCACTTCTGGATGAGTGGCCTGGCCGCGTTGAGCGCCGGCCGGCGCACCGGGGTGCCGGTGGTGCAGACCTACCACGCGCTCGGCACGGTCAAGCGACGCCACCAGGGGACGCGGGACACCAGCCCGGCCGGACGGGTGGACTACGAGCGCGCCCTGGGCGTGTCCGTCGACCGGATCGTCGCGCAGAGCCGCGACGAGGTCCGCGAGCTGGTCGCGATGGGGGTGCCCCGGTCCCGGATGACCGTCGTCCCCTCCGGGGTGAACCTGCGCGCCTTCACCCCGGTCGGGCCGGTCGCGGACCGGGCCGACGGGCTGGCCCGGGTACTGACCGTGGGACGACTGGTGGAGCGGAAGGGCTTCCAGGAGGTGATCCGGGCGATGCGCGCCGTGCCGGACGCGGAGTGCGTGGTGGTGGGCGGCCCACCGGCCGGCGCGATCGACGACGACCCGCACGCCCGCCGGCTGCGGGCGCTCGCCGCGGCCTGCGGCGTCGCCGACCGGGTACGCCTCGTCGGCGCGGTGCCCCGCGAGGAGATGGGCCGCTGGTACCGCTCGGCCGACATCCTCGTCGCCGCCCCCTGGTACGAGCCGTTCGGCCTCACCCCGCTCGAGGGCATGGCCTGCGGGGTTCCGGTGGTGGGTGCCGCCGTCGGCGGGATCGTCGACACCGTGGTCGACGGGCTCACCGGGGACCTGGTGCCGCCCCGCGACCCGGACGCGCTCGGCACGGCGATCCGCCGGCTCCTGACCGACCGGGAACGGCGGTTCGCGTACGCCACCGCCGCGCTGGACCGGGCCCGGGAGCGGTACTCCTGGACCCGTACCGCGGGGCAGTTGGCCGAGGTGTACGCGGCGGTGACGGCCGCGCGTCGGCCGACCCGGGTGGTCGCCTGA
- a CDS encoding glycosyltransferase family 9 protein, with product MILVLRALGVGDLATAVPALRALRAGHPDRELVLAAPDWLTPLVDLVGGVDRVFPVAGLDPPPWSGPTPEIAVNLHGRGPRSHELLRATDPGRLLAFRCPPAGHADGPEWDDAEHEVRRWCRLLDWYGLRADPNDLSLGRPVPDRVPVGVTVLHPGTKIPAKRWSPARFAAVARHLNRHGHRVVVTGSATELSVAEQVTRRAGLPATAVLAGRTGLADLAALVAHARLVVSGDTGVAHLATGYGTPSVVLFGPVPPTRWGPPPDRPRHRALWAGPGEGPEWDGVGVHPTMAALPVDRVLAAVDEAERVVRDGGAVAA from the coding sequence ATGATCCTGGTGTTGCGCGCGCTCGGCGTCGGCGACCTCGCCACCGCCGTCCCCGCGCTGCGCGCCCTGCGCGCCGGACACCCGGACCGGGAACTGGTGCTGGCCGCCCCGGACTGGTTGACCCCCCTGGTCGACCTGGTCGGCGGCGTCGACCGGGTGTTCCCGGTGGCCGGGCTGGACCCGCCGCCCTGGTCGGGGCCGACCCCCGAGATCGCGGTCAACCTGCATGGCCGTGGGCCGCGGTCGCACGAACTGCTGCGCGCCACCGACCCCGGCCGGCTGCTCGCGTTCCGCTGCCCGCCGGCCGGGCACGCCGACGGCCCGGAGTGGGACGACGCGGAGCACGAGGTGCGCCGCTGGTGCCGGCTGCTCGACTGGTACGGCCTGCGCGCCGACCCGAACGACCTGTCCCTCGGAAGACCCGTGCCGGACCGGGTGCCGGTCGGCGTGACCGTGCTGCATCCGGGCACGAAGATCCCGGCGAAACGCTGGTCGCCCGCACGGTTCGCCGCCGTGGCCCGGCACCTGAACCGGCACGGGCACCGGGTGGTGGTGACCGGCTCGGCCACCGAACTCAGCGTCGCCGAGCAGGTGACCCGGCGGGCGGGCCTGCCGGCCACGGCGGTGCTGGCCGGCCGGACCGGCCTGGCCGACCTGGCCGCCCTGGTCGCCCACGCCCGCCTGGTGGTCAGCGGCGACACCGGGGTCGCCCACCTGGCGACCGGCTACGGCACCCCGTCGGTGGTGCTGTTCGGCCCGGTCCCGCCCACGCGCTGGGGGCCGCCCCCGGACCGTCCCCGACACCGGGCGCTCTGGGCCGGGCCGGGTGAGGGCCCGGAGTGGGACGGAGTAGGTGTCCACCCGACGATGGCGGCGCTCCCCGTCGACCGGGTGTTGGCGGCGGTGGACGAGGCGGAGCGGGTGGTGCGGGACGGCGGTGCGGTTGCGGCGTAG
- a CDS encoding RecQ family ATP-dependent DNA helicase has translation MRRFRDTTALRRAARDLFGWDELRPNQLASMRAVMRRRDALVVLPTGAGKSAIYQIPASLIPGCTVVISPLLALQQDQIAALHERRRPELRAVRISSAETPSQQAKALADVRDGRAEFLFITPEQLSDPTRLAEVRALRPALVAIDEAHCISAWGHDFRPDYLALGHLIEGIGRPPVVALTATASPPVRDDIVARLRLRDPELVLSGLDRPNLFLEVAHCPTEDYRWRRLVALLREDERPGIIYTPTRRSAEELAGRLTDAGFPAQYYHGGMPAGARDELHRAFLADQVPIMVATSAFGMGIDKPNIAWVVHVALPDSPDSYFQEIGRAGRDGQPARVLLLWQAEDIGLQRYFTGGLPDERQLHELAALLHAKPVNRKQLRELTGLGPRKLGQYLALLEQVGAVAPRGRQLIGAPRYAPAPRDAARAALAEAERQQTVTRSRTDMMRAFAETTGCRGQALLAYFGEQMTEVCGHCDNCHAGTSVAVVREADDSPFPVHSQVRHPEWGAGMVLGYEEDRMTVLFDDVGYKTLSVPVVSGQSLLTLV, from the coding sequence ATGAGACGTTTCCGGGACACCACCGCCCTCCGTCGCGCCGCGCGTGACCTGTTCGGTTGGGACGAGCTGCGTCCCAACCAGCTCGCCTCGATGCGGGCAGTGATGCGGCGGCGCGACGCGCTGGTGGTCCTGCCCACCGGCGCGGGGAAGTCCGCCATCTACCAGATCCCGGCGAGCCTCATCCCGGGATGCACCGTGGTGATCTCTCCGCTGCTCGCCCTCCAGCAGGACCAGATCGCCGCCCTGCACGAGCGGCGCCGGCCGGAACTGCGGGCGGTCCGGATCAGTTCCGCCGAGACCCCCAGCCAGCAGGCCAAGGCGCTCGCCGATGTCCGTGACGGGCGGGCGGAGTTCCTCTTCATCACCCCCGAGCAGCTCAGCGACCCGACCCGGCTGGCCGAGGTCCGCGCGCTCAGGCCGGCGCTGGTGGCGATCGACGAGGCGCACTGCATCTCCGCCTGGGGGCACGACTTCCGCCCCGACTACCTGGCACTGGGGCACCTGATCGAGGGCATCGGCCGGCCGCCGGTGGTGGCGTTGACCGCGACCGCGTCGCCGCCGGTCCGCGACGACATCGTCGCCCGGCTGCGCCTGCGTGACCCGGAGCTGGTGCTGTCCGGGCTGGACCGGCCGAACCTCTTCCTGGAGGTCGCGCACTGTCCCACCGAGGACTACCGGTGGCGGCGGCTGGTCGCGCTGCTGCGCGAGGACGAGCGGCCGGGCATCATCTACACCCCGACCCGACGGTCGGCGGAGGAACTGGCCGGACGGCTCACCGACGCCGGTTTTCCCGCGCAGTACTACCACGGCGGCATGCCGGCCGGTGCCCGCGACGAACTGCACCGCGCCTTCCTCGCCGACCAGGTGCCGATCATGGTGGCGACCTCGGCGTTCGGCATGGGCATCGACAAGCCGAACATCGCCTGGGTGGTGCACGTGGCGTTGCCGGACTCGCCGGACAGCTACTTCCAGGAGATCGGCCGGGCCGGACGGGACGGCCAGCCGGCCCGGGTGCTGTTGCTCTGGCAGGCCGAGGACATCGGGCTGCAACGCTACTTCACCGGCGGCCTGCCGGACGAGCGGCAACTCCACGAACTGGCCGCACTGCTGCACGCCAAGCCGGTCAACCGCAAGCAGTTGCGGGAGCTGACCGGTCTCGGCCCCCGCAAGCTCGGCCAGTACCTCGCCCTGCTCGAACAGGTCGGTGCCGTCGCGCCCCGGGGCCGGCAGCTGATCGGCGCCCCCCGCTACGCCCCGGCCCCCCGGGACGCCGCGCGGGCGGCATTGGCCGAGGCGGAACGCCAGCAGACCGTGACCCGGTCCCGGACCGACATGATGCGGGCCTTCGCCGAGACCACCGGCTGCCGGGGGCAGGCGCTGCTGGCGTACTTCGGGGAACAGATGACCGAGGTCTGCGGGCACTGCGACAACTGCCACGCCGGCACCAGCGTCGCCGTCGTCCGCGAGGCCGACGACTCGCCCTTCCCGGTGCACAGCCAGGTCCGTCATCCGGAGTGGGGCGCCGGCATGGTGCTCGGCTACGAGGAGGACCGGATGACGGTTCTCTTCGACGACGTCGGGTACAAGACGCTGTCCGTGCCCGTGGTGAGTGGGCAGTCGTTACTGACACTCGTCTAG
- a CDS encoding SDR family oxidoreductase, whose translation MSSGALTAGSTVLITGGASGLGAAVVTAVARAGARPVVLDRNPPGDGVPWVECDLADTRAAEAATRELAERSGGLDAVVTAAGIDVPGRLADVPGDTWDRIVAVDLLATAAVIRAALPYLVSSRGTVVTVASTLGVKAVGDATAYCAAKFGVVGFTRALAAELAGSVGVTLLIPGGMRTPFFDDRDDQYRPGPDAALNEPADTAAAVLFALSQPAGCAVREMVVCAEQESSYP comes from the coding sequence ATGAGCAGCGGTGCCCTCACCGCCGGGTCGACCGTCCTGATCACCGGCGGGGCGAGCGGACTCGGTGCCGCCGTCGTCACCGCCGTCGCCCGGGCCGGTGCCCGGCCGGTGGTGCTGGACCGGAACCCGCCCGGCGACGGCGTGCCCTGGGTCGAGTGCGACCTGGCCGACACCCGGGCCGCCGAGGCCGCCACCCGGGAACTCGCCGAACGCTCCGGAGGACTGGACGCGGTGGTCACCGCCGCCGGCATCGACGTGCCCGGCCGGCTGGCCGACGTACCCGGGGACACCTGGGACCGGATCGTCGCCGTCGACCTGCTCGCCACCGCCGCGGTGATCCGGGCCGCCCTGCCCTACCTGGTCAGCTCCCGGGGCACCGTGGTCACCGTCGCCTCCACCCTCGGGGTCAAGGCGGTCGGCGACGCCACCGCGTACTGCGCGGCGAAGTTCGGCGTGGTCGGCTTCACCCGGGCGCTCGCCGCGGAACTCGCCGGCTCGGTCGGGGTCACCCTGCTGATCCCCGGCGGCATGCGCACCCCGTTCTTCGACGACCGGGATGACCAGTACCGGCCGGGTCCCGACGCGGCCCTGAACGAGCCCGCCGACACCGCCGCCGCAGTGCTGTTCGCCCTGTCCCAGCCGGCCGGCTGCGCCGTCCGGGAGATGGTCGTCTGCGCCGAACAGGAGTCCTCGTACCCATGA
- a CDS encoding TIGR03557 family F420-dependent LLM class oxidoreductase: protein MRIGYFLSSEEFTPAELLAQARGAERAGFEALWISDHYHPWVDAQGQSPFVWSMIGALSQVCRLPVTTAVTCPTVRIHPAVLAQAAATSSVLHAGRFVLGVGSGEALNEHILGDAWPGTDVRLEMLAEAVGVMRELWAGGFVNHRGRHYTVEHARIYTRPETPPAVYVSGFGPKAVDLAARIGDGYINTSPDADLVRRFRDGGGGDKPCQAGFKAAYADSVDEGARIAYERWPNAGVPGELSQVLPSPRHFEQAAQLVSPDSAREAFVCGRDADAHLAKIEAYARAGFDEVYVANVGPHWQGLFDLYQRAVLPRLR from the coding sequence ATGAGGATCGGTTACTTCCTGTCCAGCGAGGAGTTCACGCCGGCCGAACTCCTGGCGCAGGCGCGCGGTGCCGAACGGGCCGGATTCGAGGCACTGTGGATCTCCGACCACTACCACCCCTGGGTGGACGCCCAGGGGCAGAGCCCCTTCGTCTGGTCGATGATCGGTGCGCTCAGCCAGGTCTGCCGGCTGCCGGTCACCACCGCCGTGACCTGCCCGACCGTTCGTATCCACCCGGCGGTGCTGGCCCAGGCCGCGGCCACCAGCTCGGTGCTGCACGCCGGGCGGTTCGTGCTCGGCGTCGGCTCGGGCGAGGCCCTCAACGAGCACATCCTCGGCGACGCGTGGCCGGGCACCGACGTCCGGCTGGAGATGTTGGCGGAGGCGGTCGGGGTGATGCGTGAGCTGTGGGCCGGCGGCTTCGTCAACCACCGGGGCCGGCACTACACGGTGGAGCACGCCCGGATCTACACCCGGCCGGAGACACCCCCGGCGGTCTACGTCTCCGGCTTCGGCCCGAAGGCCGTCGACCTGGCCGCCCGGATCGGCGACGGCTACATCAACACCTCCCCGGACGCCGACCTGGTCCGGCGGTTCCGCGACGGCGGGGGCGGCGACAAGCCGTGCCAGGCCGGTTTCAAGGCCGCGTACGCCGACAGCGTCGACGAGGGCGCGCGGATCGCGTACGAGCGCTGGCCGAACGCCGGGGTGCCGGGCGAGCTGTCCCAGGTGCTCCCCTCGCCGAGGCACTTCGAGCAGGCCGCCCAACTGGTGAGCCCGGACAGCGCGCGGGAGGCGTTCGTCTGCGGCCGGGACGCCGACGCGCACCTGGCGAAGATCGAGGCGTACGCCCGGGCCGGCTTCGACGAGGTGTACGTGGCCAACGTCGGCCCGCACTGGCAGGGGCTGTTCGACTTGTACCAGCGTGCGGTCCTGCCCCGGCTGCGGTGA
- a CDS encoding helix-turn-helix domain-containing protein, with translation MMLPTESVDTRHLPPADRWPYWLEVTGRAVAPLAMTTEHAADFQGGARLIDLGGVQLTRFHYQSLTGRRTPKLIRQADPGIYQLALTLTGSSGISAARRHTMVGRDAFTLLDYGRPHQLFHHADQGGLAPAASATVVVPRSLLPLPANKIDRLAAGRLSGTEGMGALLAQHLNQLTRHPEQYAASEAPRLAGLTLDLVSALLARQLDLEAALPVDVRQQATLAQVRAFIDRHLGDPMLTPQTVADAHHVSLRSLHRLFAEEPDTVAQLIRRRRLERCRRDLADPRLRNRPVQAIGWRWGFTDKAHFSRAFRAAYGMSPRSYRAAHELARTVNPVARSDNRPPAYWPLTG, from the coding sequence ATGATGCTGCCGACGGAGAGCGTGGACACCCGGCACCTGCCACCGGCCGACCGGTGGCCGTACTGGCTGGAGGTGACCGGGCGGGCCGTCGCGCCGCTCGCCATGACCACCGAGCACGCAGCCGACTTCCAGGGCGGCGCCCGGCTGATCGACCTCGGCGGCGTCCAGCTCACCCGGTTCCACTACCAGTCGCTCACGGGGCGACGCACCCCGAAGCTCATCCGGCAGGCCGATCCCGGCATCTACCAGCTGGCCCTGACCCTGACCGGGTCCAGCGGGATCAGCGCCGCCCGGCGGCACACCATGGTCGGCCGGGACGCCTTCACCCTCCTCGACTACGGCCGGCCGCACCAGCTCTTCCACCACGCCGACCAGGGCGGCCTGGCACCGGCCGCCTCGGCGACGGTGGTGGTCCCCCGGTCCCTGTTGCCGCTGCCGGCGAACAAGATCGACCGGCTCGCGGCCGGTCGACTCTCCGGGACGGAGGGGATGGGCGCTCTCCTCGCCCAGCACCTCAACCAGCTCACCCGCCACCCGGAGCAGTACGCCGCCAGCGAGGCGCCCCGGCTGGCCGGCCTCACCCTCGACCTCGTCTCCGCCCTGCTCGCCCGACAGCTCGACCTCGAGGCGGCGCTCCCCGTCGACGTCCGGCAGCAGGCGACGCTGGCGCAGGTCCGTGCCTTCATCGACCGGCACCTCGGCGACCCGATGCTGACCCCGCAGACCGTGGCCGACGCGCACCACGTCTCGCTGCGCTCGCTGCACCGGCTCTTCGCCGAGGAGCCGGACACGGTCGCCCAGTTGATCCGCCGGCGTCGGCTGGAGCGCTGCCGGCGGGACCTGGCCGACCCGAGGCTGCGTAACCGGCCGGTGCAGGCGATCGGCTGGCGCTGGGGATTCACCGACAAGGCGCACTTCAGTCGGGCCTTCCGGGCGGCGTACGGGATGAGCCCCCGGTCGTACCGGGCGGCCCACGAGTTGGCACGGACGGTCAACCCGGTGGCACGCTCGGACAACCGACCCCCGGCATACTGGCCACTGACCGGCTGA
- a CDS encoding DNA topoisomerase IB, translating to MRLRRSDPGGPGYGRRRAGRGWRFVDPAGATVRDPDQLARLRDLVVPPAWRDVWISPYPNGHIQATGIDAAGRKQYLYHPEWRRRRDEAKFDHVLEVARRLPALRERVERDLTGRGLRRDRVLATVTRLLDMGTFRVGSDQYAAGDDPTFGVATLRPEHTRSRSGCVVLSFPAKGGIDQVRRIDDPELCQVLRNLRRQRRSADRLFGYWDGTTWRDVRSDEVNDYLREASGGEMTAKDFRTWHATVLAAVDLAATGVRRSVTARRRAVAAVMRAVAELLGNTPTVARASYVDPRVVDLYQDGVVVPVDPDTPRPEAERAVLALLEES from the coding sequence GTGCGGTTGCGGCGTAGTGATCCGGGCGGGCCGGGGTACGGACGTCGGCGGGCGGGCCGGGGCTGGCGCTTCGTCGACCCGGCCGGCGCGACCGTGCGCGACCCGGACCAACTGGCCCGGCTGCGGGACCTGGTCGTCCCGCCGGCCTGGCGGGACGTCTGGATCAGCCCGTATCCGAACGGGCACATCCAGGCGACCGGAATCGACGCGGCCGGCCGCAAGCAGTACCTCTACCACCCGGAATGGCGGCGTCGGCGCGACGAGGCGAAGTTCGACCACGTGCTGGAGGTGGCCCGCCGGCTGCCGGCGCTGCGCGAGCGGGTCGAGCGGGACCTGACCGGCCGGGGGTTGCGCCGTGACCGGGTCCTGGCGACGGTGACCCGGCTGCTGGACATGGGGACGTTCCGGGTCGGCAGCGACCAGTACGCGGCCGGCGACGACCCGACTTTCGGCGTAGCCACCCTGCGCCCCGAGCACACCCGCTCCCGGAGCGGTTGCGTGGTCCTCTCCTTCCCCGCCAAGGGCGGCATCGACCAGGTGCGTCGGATCGACGATCCGGAGCTGTGCCAGGTGCTGCGCAACCTGCGTCGCCAGCGACGCTCGGCGGACCGCCTCTTCGGCTACTGGGACGGCACCACCTGGCGGGACGTGCGCAGCGACGAGGTCAACGACTACCTGCGCGAGGCCAGCGGTGGGGAGATGACCGCCAAGGACTTCCGGACCTGGCACGCCACCGTGCTGGCCGCCGTCGACCTGGCCGCGACGGGCGTCCGGCGCTCGGTCACGGCCCGGCGGCGGGCGGTCGCCGCGGTCATGCGGGCCGTCGCCGAACTGCTCGGCAACACCCCCACCGTGGCCCGGGCCTCCTACGTGGACCCCCGGGTGGTGGACCTCTACCAGGACGGGGTGGTCGTTCCGGTGGACCCGGACACGCCCCGGCCGGAGGCCGAGCGGGCGGTGCTGGCCCTGCTCGAGGAAAGCTGA
- a CDS encoding D-sedoheptulose-7-phosphate isomerase, which translates to MMPAPTVLEAHLADLAVALRAYRRSAARLADWGNTLAATLTAGGRLLVAGNGGSAAEAQHLTAELVGKLRHDRQPLSAIALHAETSALTAIGNDYGYDEVFARQVRAHGRPDDILLLLSTSGTSGNLLAAARAGREAGLRCWAMTGPAPNPLAGACHDALAVAAPDSQIVQELHLVSVHVLCEHVDRALPLPVGAATAGPPQPVADTRAALRTGVEVALDGAAGSGGGTT; encoded by the coding sequence CTGATGCCGGCCCCCACGGTGCTGGAGGCGCACCTGGCCGACCTGGCCGTGGCCCTGCGCGCGTACCGACGCTCGGCGGCCCGGCTCGCCGACTGGGGGAACACCCTCGCGGCGACCCTGACCGCCGGCGGGCGGCTGCTGGTCGCCGGCAACGGGGGCAGCGCGGCGGAGGCCCAGCACCTCACCGCCGAACTCGTCGGCAAGCTGCGCCACGACCGGCAGCCGCTGTCCGCCATCGCCCTGCACGCCGAGACCAGCGCGCTCACCGCGATCGGCAACGACTACGGCTACGACGAGGTCTTCGCCCGCCAGGTGCGGGCCCATGGCCGGCCGGACGACATCCTGCTGTTGCTCTCCACCAGCGGCACCAGCGGTAACCTGCTCGCCGCCGCCCGTGCCGGCCGGGAGGCCGGGCTGCGGTGCTGGGCGATGACCGGGCCGGCGCCCAACCCTCTCGCCGGGGCCTGCCACGACGCGCTGGCCGTCGCCGCCCCGGACAGCCAGATCGTGCAGGAGTTGCACCTGGTCTCGGTGCACGTGCTCTGCGAGCACGTCGACCGGGCACTGCCGCTGCCGGTGGGCGCGGCCACCGCCGGGCCGCCGCAGCCGGTCGCGGACACCCGCGCGGCGCTGCGTACCGGCGTGGAGGTCGCGCTCGACGGGGCCGCCGGGTCGGGCGGGGGTACGACGTGA
- a CDS encoding PfkB family carbohydrate kinase: MTGPVVVVGDVLLDRDVEGVVNRLCPDSPGPVLDETTHVERPGGAGLAALFAAARGVEVALVTALADDAAGARLSCLLTAAGVQVYALPLAGATPEKIRLRARGRVLLRHDRGGTPGRPGEPGEAVLRLIAEASAVLVSDYGRGVARQPALRAALAATAAPVVWDPHPRGPAAVPGVHLATPNEAEVRELAEAQPGPSRLATAARGAQGLRQRWRAGAVAVTLGADGALLCHAGSTPLVVPAPGSAEGDTCGAGDRFAATAAVALARGALVSEAVQLAVAEASAYVAAGGVAGLPPVPVTGPAPATAGTGGERVGAAAAGEVVAAVRAAGGTVVATGGCFDLLHAGHVATLQAARRLGDCLVVCLNSDASVNGLKGPDRPVVSQGDRGRLLTALSCVDAVVIFDEPTPHAMLSWLRPDVWVKGGDYATGAGDEPVLPEAELLRRWGGHTVVVPYLPGRSTSDLIAAAHAVGGTPADRLGPDPASLMPGAAKRQPTEGAR, from the coding sequence GTGACGGGACCGGTGGTGGTGGTCGGTGACGTCCTGCTCGACCGGGACGTGGAGGGGGTGGTGAACCGGCTCTGCCCGGACTCCCCGGGCCCGGTGCTGGACGAGACCACGCACGTCGAACGCCCCGGCGGCGCGGGTCTCGCGGCGCTCTTCGCCGCCGCGCGGGGCGTCGAGGTCGCCCTCGTCACGGCGCTGGCCGACGACGCCGCCGGGGCCCGGCTCAGTTGCCTGCTGACCGCCGCCGGGGTGCAGGTGTACGCGCTGCCGCTGGCCGGTGCGACCCCCGAGAAGATCCGCCTGCGGGCGCGGGGCCGGGTGCTGCTGCGACACGACCGGGGCGGGACGCCGGGCCGGCCGGGGGAGCCCGGCGAGGCGGTGCTGCGGCTGATCGCCGAGGCGTCCGCGGTGCTGGTCAGCGACTACGGCCGGGGCGTGGCCCGGCAACCGGCGCTGCGCGCCGCGCTGGCCGCCACCGCCGCGCCGGTGGTCTGGGACCCGCACCCGCGTGGCCCGGCGGCCGTACCCGGCGTGCACCTGGCCACCCCGAACGAGGCGGAGGTCCGCGAGCTGGCGGAGGCGCAACCCGGGCCGTCCCGCCTGGCCACCGCGGCCCGGGGCGCGCAGGGACTGCGGCAGCGGTGGCGGGCCGGCGCGGTCGCGGTGACCCTGGGCGCCGACGGCGCCTTGCTCTGCCACGCCGGGTCCACCCCGCTCGTGGTGCCCGCGCCCGGCAGCGCGGAGGGGGACACCTGTGGAGCCGGGGACCGGTTCGCCGCGACCGCCGCCGTCGCCCTCGCCCGGGGCGCGCTGGTCTCCGAGGCGGTGCAGCTCGCGGTGGCCGAGGCGTCGGCGTACGTGGCCGCCGGGGGAGTGGCCGGGCTGCCGCCCGTCCCGGTGACCGGTCCCGCCCCGGCCACCGCCGGAACCGGCGGGGAACGGGTCGGCGCGGCGGCGGCCGGGGAGGTGGTCGCCGCGGTCCGGGCGGCCGGCGGCACGGTGGTCGCCACCGGTGGCTGTTTCGACCTGCTGCACGCCGGGCACGTCGCCACCCTTCAGGCCGCCCGGCGACTCGGCGACTGCCTGGTGGTCTGCCTGAACTCCGACGCCAGCGTCAACGGCCTCAAGGGGCCGGACCGGCCGGTGGTGTCCCAGGGCGACCGCGGTCGGCTGCTCACCGCGTTGAGCTGCGTCGACGCGGTGGTGATCTTCGACGAGCCGACGCCGCACGCGATGCTGTCCTGGCTCCGACCGGACGTCTGGGTCAAGGGCGGCGACTACGCCACCGGGGCCGGGGACGAACCGGTGCTGCCCGAGGCGGAGCTGCTACGCCGCTGGGGCGGGCACACCGTGGTGGTGCCGTACCTGCCGGGACGCTCCACCAGCGACCTGATCGCGGCGGCCCACGCGGTCGGCGGCACCCCCGCCGACCGGCTCGGACCCGACCCGGCCAGCCTGATGCCGGGCGCCGCGAAGCGCCAGCCCACGGAAGGAGCACGATGA
- a CDS encoding glycosyltransferase, whose product MNVLLWHVHGSWTTSFVHGKHRYLVPVTPDRGPYGLGRARTYPWPDSAVEVEPAALRRAEVDVVVLQRPEEYDLACEWLGRRVGREVPAVYVEHNTPKGDVPNTRHPMADRDDLLIAHVTGFNELFWDTGGTRTTVVEHGVVPPRVTYTGELDRLAVVINEPVRRWRVTGTDLLPRFAEVAPLDVFGMGVAGLADRLGLPPDRVTAHDDVPQERMHAELARRRAYLHLCRWTSLGLSLVEAMAIGMPVVALATTEAMVAVPPDAGVLSTRIDTLLEAARRFVADPATARRVGAEARAAAGARYGLDRFLADWDRLLEEEACASR is encoded by the coding sequence GTGAACGTCCTGCTCTGGCACGTGCACGGCTCCTGGACCACCTCCTTCGTCCACGGCAAGCACCGCTACCTGGTGCCGGTCACCCCGGACCGGGGTCCGTACGGGTTGGGTCGGGCCCGGACCTACCCCTGGCCGGACAGCGCCGTCGAGGTGGAACCGGCCGCGCTGCGTCGGGCCGAGGTCGACGTGGTGGTGCTCCAACGGCCCGAGGAGTACGACCTGGCCTGCGAGTGGCTGGGCCGCCGGGTCGGCCGGGAGGTCCCCGCCGTGTACGTCGAGCACAACACCCCCAAGGGGGACGTGCCGAACACCCGGCACCCGATGGCCGACCGCGACGACCTGCTGATCGCCCACGTCACCGGGTTCAACGAGCTGTTCTGGGACACCGGCGGCACCCGTACCACCGTCGTCGAGCACGGCGTGGTGCCGCCGCGTGTCACGTACACCGGCGAACTGGACCGGCTGGCCGTGGTGATCAACGAGCCGGTGCGGCGCTGGCGGGTCACCGGTACCGACCTGCTGCCCCGGTTCGCCGAGGTCGCCCCGCTGGACGTCTTCGGCATGGGGGTGGCCGGGCTGGCCGACCGGCTGGGCCTGCCGCCGGACCGGGTGACCGCACACGACGACGTGCCGCAGGAACGGATGCACGCCGAGCTGGCGCGGCGGCGGGCGTACCTGCACCTGTGCCGGTGGACCTCGCTCGGGCTGAGCCTGGTCGAGGCGATGGCGATCGGCATGCCGGTGGTCGCCCTGGCCACCACCGAGGCGATGGTGGCCGTGCCGCCCGACGCGGGCGTGCTCTCCACCCGGATCGACACCCTGCTGGAGGCCGCCCGCCGGTTCGTGGCCGATCCCGCGACCGCCCGCCGGGTGGGCGCCGAGGCCCGCGCGGCGGCCGGGGCCCGGTACGGCCTGGACCGATTCCTCGCCGACTGGGACCGGCTGCTGGAGGAGGAAGCATGCGCATCGCGATGA